AGGTACAACGCCTCGACGGCCTGGCGCAGCCGGGCGATGTTCAGCTCGCCGCCGTCGAATTCCGCATAAAGATGGGCGGCCATGCCGCCCAGAGGGGGAGCGGACTGTCGGCCAACCCAATAGGCGGCCTGCATCGTGGTCAAAGCTTTCATCGGGTATCCATTTTGATTCAGCCAACGAGACTGCAAGAATATATCCAAATGTTAATAGGAATGAAAATTATTATTATTTGATCCATTTGACGCGAGGGTGCTATCTATAAGGGGTTTTAGCTGTAACGGGCAGGCATGGGGTTGGGTGTGAATAATTTATTCATATTATTCTTAGCATTGTAATTATTGTCTGTTATTGCAGCGCTTGTTTTACCTGCGAAAGTATAAGGTTTTCTGGCGGTTATCGTGGCCGCTCTTACACCTTTATTGATAATGATTTGCATTAGAAAATGCAAAATATTATCATTCTTAACATTATTTTACGTTTTTATACAAGCAGTCGGCCGCTCCGCCGGCGGCTTGGCCGTGGACGGGCCGCGCCCGTTCGGCCGCGCAAGGCATAGGTTTGCCGCAGGGATAAGCAACAGCAAGGTCGGGAAGGCCGCAGCGTCATGGTCTGTGTGAGTGTCGATGTAGGTTGTGTAAAAAAAATCAAATTTTGTGCACCTCTGGGATGAAAGGAGAAGACATCTATGGGCAAGCATTTTGCGGCTCAACGGCATGAAAGCGTAGGAAACGGGGAAAAGGCGGGGTTAAGAGCCATTGGGGCGTTTTCCTCGGTATTTTTAGGCGTGTGTTCACTGGCGATCGGTAACGTCAACGCGGCGGAAACGAAGAGCAACGAAACCTACCAGGACGCGGAAACGCTGCTGGTCACCGGTGAGAAGATCAAACGTTCCATTTTCGACACCGGCTCCAGCGTGCAGGTGTTCGACAGCAACCGCATCGCCTCGATGCCCGACGCGGTGCAGATCCCCGATCTGCTGCGCATGACCCCCAACGTGGTGGATCTGGGCATCGGCAACGAACTGCCGACCGTGCGCGGTATCGACGGTTCCGGCCCGAACGTCGGGGCCAATGCTTTCCTCAGCGGCACCCGCCCGCGCCTCAATCTGTCGTTGGACGGCCGTTCGCTGACCTATAACGAACAGGCGTTCGGCCCGCAGTCGCTGTGGGATCTGGATCGCGTCGAAGTGTTCCTCGGCCCGCAAAGCTACATCCAGGGGCGCAACGCCATCGCCGGCGCCATCGTCATGGCCAGTAAAGACCCGACCTTCGAATGGGAAAGCGCCTTCAAGGGCGGAGCCGGCAACCAGCACTCGTCACAGTTGGCCGCCATGGCGTCTGGCCCGCTGGTGGAGGATCAGCTGGCGTTCCGCGTCAGCGTCGATCGCCAGCGCCGCCGCAGCGAGGCTGACCTGCCGGCCTATGCGCCAGTGGGCGATCCGCGTGAAGTGGAAGCCACCACCGCCCGCGCCAAGCTGTTGTTCAATCCGGCCGGCCTGCGCGATCTGACCACTAAGCTGACCTTTAACCACTTCGGCAGCACCGCACCGCAAAACGAAAGCCTCAACCCGCAGCCGCATCCGACCAATCCGCGTCACGATCCGCGCCGCGCCGTGTTCAAAAGCAACATGAACAGCACTATCTGGGATCTGGCCTGGGAGGCCTCCGATGCGCTGACGTTTGAAAACCGCGTTATCTACACCGATTTCAACATCAACCGTCCGACCGCTTACAACATCCAATACGCCGAGATCGACGGCCAGGAAGTTCACGTGGAGCCGGTGGTGCGCTTCGGTGGCGCGGACAGCCGCCTGCACGGGCTGGCGGGGCTGCGTTATTTCCACGGCACGCAGGATGAGTTCGTCAACATTTTCGGCGGCTCGACCTTCAAGGATAAAACCGATACCCATTCGGCGTTCGCCGAGCTGACCTATGCGCTGACGCCGCAGGTGGACGTGACCGCCGCCAGCCGTCTGGAACGCGAACACCGTCGCCGCGACGGCGGCAGCCAGGCGGTGCGCATCGACTTCGATGAAACCTACACCGTGTTCCTGCCGAAGCTGGACGTGGCCTGGAAACCGACGGATACCCAAACCTACGGCGCCAAGATCGCCCGCGGTTATAACGCCGGCGGTGGCGGCATCACGATTGGCACGCCGGTGGTCAGTTACACCTACGGTTCCGAGTATGTCTGGAACTACGAGCTGTACACCCGTCATCACCTGAAAGACGCCAACGTGGTGCTGACGGGTAACCTTTTCTACAACGATTACAAAGATATGCAGTTGCCGTACTCGCTGGGTGAGAACTCCAGCGTGATCCGCAACGCCGACAAGGTGGAAACCTACGGCGCGGAAATCGGCGCCACCTGGCAGCCGCGCTGGGACTTCGAGCTGTTCGGCAACCTCGGCCTGC
Above is a window of Serratia nematodiphila DZ0503SBS1 DNA encoding:
- a CDS encoding TonB-dependent receptor, translating into MGKHFAAQRHESVGNGEKAGLRAIGAFSSVFLGVCSLAIGNVNAAETKSNETYQDAETLLVTGEKIKRSIFDTGSSVQVFDSNRIASMPDAVQIPDLLRMTPNVVDLGIGNELPTVRGIDGSGPNVGANAFLSGTRPRLNLSLDGRSLTYNEQAFGPQSLWDLDRVEVFLGPQSYIQGRNAIAGAIVMASKDPTFEWESAFKGGAGNQHSSQLAAMASGPLVEDQLAFRVSVDRQRRRSEADLPAYAPVGDPREVEATTARAKLLFNPAGLRDLTTKLTFNHFGSTAPQNESLNPQPHPTNPRHDPRRAVFKSNMNSTIWDLAWEASDALTFENRVIYTDFNINRPTAYNIQYAEIDGQEVHVEPVVRFGGADSRLHGLAGLRYFHGTQDEFVNIFGGSTFKDKTDTHSAFAELTYALTPQVDVTAASRLEREHRRRDGGSQAVRIDFDETYTVFLPKLDVAWKPTDTQTYGAKIARGYNAGGGGITIGTPVVSYTYGSEYVWNYELYTRHHLKDANVVLTGNLFYNDYKDMQLPYSLGENSSVIRNADKVETYGAEIGATWQPRWDFELFGNLGLLKTDIKKFSGSGVEGHELARAPAYTANMGAKYQFLKGWELSSNVAFTDSYYSQYDNDSRGRIGSYWTANAQLAYTFDYGRATLYAKNLFDSDRREMIRSNDIYTATLQRGRLIGAAVELNF